In the genome of Criblamydia sequanensis CRIB-18, one region contains:
- a CDS encoding F-box-like domain-containing protein has product MNDFPQINSSLPWVDMPGMGATNPRIPKEILALIFDFLPTQQALGTCRLVSREWRASYPEETIKLRYRLSIAFMKTESFLHSSKEVAFTLNYLLRIKDFEKVAFLFKELEESFSNNMSCDRDLFLSLLKFAAENDCFSLILWMRLTPAYLQYLKENEGKVYSIFIKNIKPNLELIKSYLHALGESEKKIFFNHLQNMHQMSFKSVYFDPEYTIDNSWNYRLSLMYRLDSLKKIPPQTQDISTSLFSFISEHYPDHEELLKEWVHSTGLPSL; this is encoded by the coding sequence ATGAACGATTTTCCACAAATTAATTCTTCCCTCCCATGGGTAGATATGCCCGGTATGGGGGCTACGAATCCTAGGATACCTAAGGAAATTTTGGCATTAATCTTTGATTTTTTGCCTACACAACAAGCACTGGGAACTTGCCGCTTGGTTTCTAGAGAGTGGAGAGCCTCTTATCCGGAAGAAACCATAAAACTTCGTTATCGCTTATCCATAGCGTTCATGAAAACTGAAAGCTTCCTTCATTCTTCTAAAGAAGTCGCCTTTACCTTGAACTATCTTTTGCGCATCAAAGATTTTGAGAAAGTTGCTTTCCTCTTTAAGGAATTGGAAGAGTCATTCTCAAACAATATGAGTTGCGATAGAGACCTATTTCTATCCCTTTTAAAGTTTGCAGCTGAAAATGATTGTTTTTCGCTTATTCTTTGGATGCGATTAACTCCTGCGTATCTACAATACTTAAAAGAAAACGAAGGGAAGGTTTATTCTATTTTTATTAAAAATATAAAACCTAATCTAGAACTTATAAAAAGTTATTTACACGCTTTGGGCGAGAGCGAAAAAAAGATCTTTTTTAATCATTTACAGAATATGCATCAAATGAGCTTTAAGAGTGTTTATTTTGACCCTGAGTACACAATTGACAATAGTTGGAACTATCGCCTTTCTCTTATGTACCGTTTAGACTCTCTTAAAAAAATACCCCCTCAAACTCAAGATATTTCTACAAGCTTGTTTTCATTTATAAGTGAACACTACCCCGATCACGAAGAACTGCTAAAAGAGTGGGTTCACTCCACCGGCTTGCCTAGTCTCTAG